The Psilocybe cubensis strain MGC-MH-2018 chromosome 7, whole genome shotgun sequence genome has a window encoding:
- a CDS encoding 2,3-bisphosphoglycerate-independent phosphoglycerate mutase produces MAPTIKNKVCLIVHDGWGIALEKGIKGNAIEAADTPVMDRITKEDAATTLLASGTAVGLSEGLMGNSEVGHLNIGAGRIVWQDIVRIDVSIKKRQFHKNEAILASCKRAKEGNGRLHLIGLVSDGGVHSHINHLFALLETAKEQGVPHTYIHFLGDGRDTAPRSSEKYAQELIDFTKKLGYGEIATVVGRYYAMDRDKRWDRVKIAVDGLVQGEGEKVEGGQDGLVEAIRANYAKDVTDEFLKPIIVNGDEGRLKDNDTIFFFNYRSDRMREIVSVLGLPDKPMEVTVPKDLGITTMSRYNAEFPFPVAFPPQAMTNVLAEWLSKQGVKQAHIAETEKYAHVTFFFNGGVEKQFPQETRHMIASPKVATYDKQPEMSAQGVADKVAEVLKEGTEDFVMCNFAPPDMVGHTGVYDAAVKAVTATDKAVGTIADAAKEHGYVLLITADHGNAEQMLDPHTGNPHTAHTTNPVPFLMVGEGLKFKEWKQVKEEKKEDKKEKGEKDDDEAEDEPAICDVAPTVLDIMGLPIPEDMTGRSLLAH; encoded by the exons atgGCACCCACTATCAAGAACAAAGTCTGTCTGAT CGTCCACGACGGATGGGGCATTGCTCTAGAGAAGGGGATCAAGGGTAACGCTATTGAGGCGGCTGATACCCCCGTCATGGACAGGATCACCAAGGAGGACGCAGCGACGACGCTCCTCGCCAGCGGCACCGCTGTAGGTCTCAGTGAAGGTCTCATGGGCAACTCTGAAGTCGG ACACCTGAACATCGGTGCTGGACGCATTGTGTGGCAGGACATCGTGCGCATCGATGTTTCTATCAAGAAGAGGCAGTTCCACAAGAACGAAGCGATCCTCGCGAGTTGCAAGCGCGCCAAAGAGGGCAATGGAAGACTACACCTCATTGGTCTG GTCTCCGATGGCGGTGTGCACTCGCACATTAACCACCTCTTCGCTCTGCTCGAAACCGCCAAAGAGCAAGGCGTTCCACATACCTACATCCACTTCCTCGGAGATGGACGGGACACTGCTCCACGCTCCTCCGAAAAGTATGCTCAGGAATTGATCGACTTTACCAAAAAGCTGGGGTACGGTGAGATTGCGACCGTCGTTGGACGGTATTACGCTATGGACCGCGATAAGCGATGGGATCGCGTGAAAATTGCTGTTGATGGACTCGTCCAGGGAGAGGGTGAGAAGGTAGAGGGTGGCCAAGATGGTCTGGTTGAGGCTATTCGCGCAAATTATGCAAAGGATGTAACAGACGAATTCTTGAAGCCCATCATCGTCAATGGCGATGAGGGTAGACTTAAAG ACAACGataccatcttcttcttcaattatCGTTCTGATCGTATGCGCGAGATTGTCTCTGTTCTGGGTCTTCCCGACAAGCCCATGGAGGTGACGGTTCCCAAAGACCTT GGTATCACCACCATGTCCCGCTACAATGCGGAGTTCCCTTTCCCCGTGGCCTTCCCTCCCCAAGCCATGACCAACGTGCTCGCCGAGTGGCTGAGCAAACAAGGTGTCAAACAGGCACACATTGCCG AAACTGAAAAATACGCGCACGtcaccttcttcttcaacggAGGCGTTGAGAAGCAGTTCCCACAGGAGACGAGGCACATGATCGCCTCTCCTAAGGTTGCGACCTACGACAAGCAACCTGAGATGAGCGCACAAGGTGTCGCTGATAAGGTCGCTGAGGTGCTCAAGGAAGGCACAGAGGACTTTGTCATGTGCAACTTCGCCCCTCCGGATATG GTCGGCCACACGGGTGTATACGATGCTGCGGTGAAGGCTGTTACCGCGACGGATAAAGCAGTCGGCACTATTGCTGATGCGGCCAAGGAGCACGGCTACGTCCTGCTGATCACCGCCGACCACGGGAACGCGGAGCAGATGCTCGATCCGCACACTGGCAACCCGCATACCGCACACACAACGAACCCAGTTCCATTCCTCATGGTCGGAGAGGGACTCAAATTCAAGGAGTGGAAGCAGGTtaaggaggagaagaaggaggataagaaggagaagggtgagaaggatgacgatgaagcagAGGATGAGCCTGCCATTTGCGATGTTGCGCCGACGGTGCTTGATATTATG GGACTGCCTATTCCTGAGGATATGACTGGACGATCGCTGCTTGCGCATTGA